The proteins below come from a single Cervus elaphus chromosome 4, mCerEla1.1, whole genome shotgun sequence genomic window:
- the LOC122688453 gene encoding WD repeat-containing protein 87-like isoform X2 — translation MTSPRLIPLWKDFKYLLSDMIQKSTQNLDDLKTDVVVLSDRSQAVVWMKSKTEDMVEKRMFSMTDRLPPIQSMVHTGSFHILVVYCGDLLLRLFGDHLRSFKSLGVVPCRFNITCLCYDPEMKMLLSGILGAVVTWTIERSGRGLQIAHMVALPGDELVHDIVLNGPNGSLLAMCENVVRVLERQGHGLLAEVKKFSSTISGSSITCCFTCSEQGFLYAGNKTGEIQVWNLNWGHCLHTFKAHFSSVICIRSQPEAHTLLTAGREGIIKEWNLTSGNLLRRLELGEELYRLQFIDNTTFFCQTTHSFSLRNLPFFYSLFNVCGSTPQQVRRVRCGSNWFRILCTTEDGLLRFVSPITGNLLVITWPFSILDQATDWAYDPNKEELFVATGSPDVLVFDTTRSPCMAKYLLCASPDSQDLVQCLAYGHFHLGRGLEGLMFSGYQSGVIRVLSQHSCARIETYMHFGAVLALSTLPGGLSGSRENSLLCSYGMDDYIHLSEAVLEGVRVKLRTLASIFCSCQLTHLILLPKSVGAITQTNCLRLWKFHDFLSSGSQDGSMFIETLPLHQCTIISFDVCLSLSLFVTGGSDGSVRIWNFHGRLIAMLDSSLHFGPLCFANDRGDLLVTFNQSLYLVSCLKLLPASLLVRLSLMGLTDEVLEVPKPFIPSFFFSFETMFVPKYIYPGHGQQQLVGLESLVNHRAIAFDHNVPHVIEEDEQGSPVLLSSFKHDFGYKEADASQVKKPPYFHYVLPPQLQLTTWDELNPYQILQCYFGHGREWLLAPDCYIPNSVIRARLWPEGSPISLQCSLHSPVRELEWDKSQQFFFWHSRARAISDVGSYIHEREDEDFLLTRASKDITYTVLTDSANRSWLGKKMSEIAINSLIETILNIIIHATPLKYQCCIGALGQIFASYQVSPPLRSETAHRLLDDTTNSNPLIRELAWEGLKRLGMITHLFAVPLAQGLMDKDDRVRNKTLSLMADTGIHSKTSLLNLVQNRETFREMQQEMVGEETLDRLLGLRAPDLQILHTQVVQRLNENLTLYQGDEKPTFTLDVSGASELTALSEETDTVPEEPEAAFKHSKGPRRGRPVVRKHTRKFLRSLKKPKETGTEPGPLEDEGDQSEAAPTEVEETRSSASSILKVAKDDEQQSSEVDASKDHVALTMKMLRKTRDKRGRKSVSQKTMKRRKRKVTDAKVTYEGLPHTGKTDSITKPLQGTGRGASGAPGLRSRDGLMWRDDLCRLMTLRISGSQTKMLEALNNELVTTAQEMLADRRPSWELFQEICPLLKKDSEELLEDLDWDIAWPEEKPVFIHGSAIREDMVIRGMEEETRETQEQKTEKDTQDLWETHVSPKKGKKKKVLFAQPELSKGKRISKKEEKKSSKPSKQRKAVQQEIKVDKKEKLAKEERGMSQEVEEVAKLKEKVVEQERRPLKDEIKLSWQEWKKSWDQWKNAFSETRISWDEWKNTWESQRHQEEEQLPEEEEPLLPDAEEEQVRRDKTKRTWDEWSQIWEKMSARAREKMLVTQEEVTLEEEPPQEWEEEAEATAEEEEEGEAPMTEEQRQIHQEYKQAQAERKRAKAERRRAQEERKLAQEEEKLAHEERRLAQEERKMAQEYEKLAEKDRKMVQMERKLIQNEEKLAQIEEMLSQDAEKLAQQRKRLAKKLEKLAREEENIAKKGGKLAEVKKIMMQKLDKLAQKELDLAWQEKELAQELEDLTWEEEELAVKEEELNQEEEELINERDRLDQEEMTLPSQEEKLDAEEKKLAQEEELLIQEEKKLAQNMETLTVKEAKLAQKREKLIKNKQKLAQEKTKLVQNMEELPQSKEILAWRLKNLTQEKEKLAQEKVKLAQRRENLIRLQEILIQNRKKSVPEKEEYDMYKNRLVQIEKKLMEEKEKLFQKKEKLATVEEKLTQLEGSLAEKQHKVAHDKMKLAMGKRAMFQELNQLRGDWSTTREEKALDMEMKILTWEKETLAEQKEILFKEETQETSKEKRPTKDELELIKRKLSLEEKILLYEERILATEQTDMAKEKLEFTRGERVYAQEQRKLARLLRKLAKESKGISKEPLKVSSKALKTLQDLIKEERKLTQEEIEMTKLKRLFVLKERELNKVQNELDAKDWDFSKEQPEITIDEKKLAKRQRRLAKEIRRLIKREKNITEQESILARQQRDVIQEIEEEETTEEEEAKSFLKQKSRKREKLKTADTQQEELLSQEDEVKSVKSEESSSEEMERLLDEIEQESLSEEEEEEEEEEEEEEEEEEEMEEEEVKEEGMVEEELVKEEEEGKERKKKKRKKKKKVQEKEEKEEGKEEVAEEESTSDEEMEHLSEKEEGEHRILLEKEVDKKKTIFKREKTYKLPEGGKKHLRGREEVLSIEKRIPDIQSSAVKLEVLKSPSKQLISVVLESKEKLSEPVLTKQISWEDKAVAFGKPGVFPGAGFIDKQELLKKYKPIPLQVLDIVLEAQEPDLETPYLSHMLRKTMEAQKLQGKPLGAKWQWILQRHPSLKKQSEVQLPLSKILAEEIYTDISVSDVEWIRHVLEKMEAGEQLSRDSFHRLCQLLKDLTAKENLEWIHLAKLEAIVYHHKQIMESRGTHVSKPSKEPLGPKYLKVIPPIKGKEKESWLKHLAQTSTPKSLLATKGIPDPKAINWHLLGEPYRSARAKQIATALRGMEMRYYDSATRDIFTGALDCVEKQTLALMFQKDFWAFKDKGRFSRLPKLEKKARPVSKVKEEVPLWETFVALYHVLRMLQERYARDSAAWMEQFNRLMDLYQLKSPRIQKLMQDLLLREEPQFQEVTYKEALRAVELAPGERLFYHLLCGGSQAPKEPLAFQEVVPLPGQNNVRTMLPMGIAQYGILELAWKSLPEADLHLTNELPYVAAPTL, via the exons ATGACTTCTCCCAGACTCATCCCCCTGTGGAAGGACTTTAAATACCTTCTAAGTGACATGATACAGAAAAGCACG CAAAATTTAGATGACCTGAAGACTGATGTAGTTGTGTTGAGTGACCG CTCTCAGGCTGTAGTATGGATGAAGAGCAAGACTGAAGACATGGTGGAGAAGAGAATGTTTTCCATGACAGATCGACTGCCACCCATCCAGTCCATGGTCCATACAGGTTCCTTTCATATCCTCGTGGTCTACTGTGGTGACCTGCTCCTGCGGCTCTTCGGGGACCACCTTCGGTCATTCAAATCCCTGGGGGTGGTACCCTGTCGCTTTAACATCACCTGCCTCTGCTATGACCCAGAAATGAAGATGCTTCTGTCGGGCATCCTGGGGGCAGTGGTCACCTGGACCATTGAGCGCAGTGGCAGAGGTCTCCAAATAGCCCACATGGTCGCCCTTCCTGGTGACGAGTTGGTCCATGACATCGTGCTGAACGGCCCCAACGGCTCCCTGCTTGCCATGTGCGAGAATGTGGTGAGGGTCCTGGAGCGCCAGGGCCATGGCCTCCTGGCAGAGGTGAAAAAGTTCTCTTCCACCATCAGTGGCTCCTCGATCACCTGCTGCTTCACCTGTTCTGAGCAGGGCTTTCTTTACGCCGGAAACAAGACTGGGGAGATCCAAGTGTGGAACCTCAATTGGGGCCACTGCCTCCACACTTTCAAGGCCCACTTCTCTTCGGTGATCTGTATCCGCAGCCAGCCAGAAGCCCACACCCTGCTCACAGCTGGCCGGGAAGGCATAATCAAGGAGTGGAACCTGACTTCAGGCAATCTACTGCGGCGGCTCGAACTGGGCGAGGAGCTGTATCGGCTCCAGTTTATTGACAACACCACTTTCTTCTGCCAGACTACCCACTCTTTCTCCTTGCGCAACCTGCCCTTCTTCTATAGCCTCTTCAATGTCTGTGGCTCCACTCCCCAGCAGGTGCGCCGGGTCCGCTGTGGCAGTAACTGGTTCCGGATCCTGTGCACCACCGAGGATGGCCTGCTGCGCTTCGTGTCCCCGATAACAGGGAATCTCCTGGTCATCACCTGGCCCTTCTCAATCCTGGACCAGGCCACGGATTGGGCCTACGACCCCAATAAAGAGGAGCTCTTTGTAGCAACAGGTAGCCCAGACGTGCTGGTCTTTGACACCACCCGCTCCCCTTGCATGGCCAAGTATCTCTTATGTGCCTCACCAGATTCTCAGGACCTGGTACAGTGCCTGGCTTATGGGCACTTCCACCTGGGCCGGGGTCTAGAAGGACTCATGTTCTCTGGATACCAGAGTGGTGTGATTAGAGTGCTCTCCCAGCACAGCTGTGCCCGGATTGAGACATACATGCACTTTGGGGCCGTCTTAGCCCTCTCTACACTGCCCGGAGGGCTCTCTGGTAGCCGAGAAAACTCTTTGCTCTGTTCCTATGGAATGGATGACTACATACACCTCTCAGAAGCTGTGCTTGAAGGGGTCAGAGTGAAACTGCGGACCCTTGCCAGCATTTTCTGCAGCTGTCAGCTAACACACTTGATACTCTTGCCCAAGTCAGTGGGTGCCATCACCCAGACTAACTGCCTGCGTCTCTGGAAGTTCCATGACTTTCTGTCTTCTGGCTCACAGGATGGCTCAATGTTCATAGAGACCTTGCCTTTGCACCAATGCACCATCATCTCTTTTGATGTCTGCCTGTCCCTGAGTCTTTTTGTCACGGGTGGCAGTGATGGCTCTGTCCGGATCTGGAATTTCCATGGGAGACTCATAGCCATGCTGGACTCATCACTGCACTTTGGCCCACTCTGCTTTGCAAATGACCGGGGTGACCTGCTTGTAACTTTCAACCAGAGTCTTTATCTGGTGTCCTGTTTAAAGCTGCTTCCCGCATCCCTGCTGGTTCGCCTCTCCCTTATGGGTCTGACAGATGAAGTGCTCGAAGTCCCTAAGCCTTTCATACCAAGCTTCTTCTTCTCCTTCGAGACCATGTTTGTGCCCAAGTATATCTACCCTGGACATGGGCAGCAGCAACTGGTGGGTCTGGAGAGTCTCGTCAATCATCGGGCCATTGCCTTTGATCATAATGTGCCACATGTCATTGAAGAAGACGAGCAAGGGAGCCCTGTGCTACTCTCTTCCTTCAAACATGATTTCGGGTATAAGGAAGCTGATGCGTCACAGGTGAAAAAGCCACCTTATTTCCATTATGTGCTTCCTCCCCAGCTACAGCTGACTACCTGGGATGAACTCAACCCCTATCAGATACTGCAATGCTACTTTGGCCACGGGCGGGAATGGCTCTTGGCTCCAGATTGCTACATCCCTAACTCAGTGATCCGGGCCCGTCTCTGGCCAGAGGGcagcccgatatccctgcagtgcagCCTGCACTCACCTGTGCGGGAGCTGGAATGGGACAAGTCTCAACAATTCTTCTTCTGGCACAGCCGGGCAAGAGCTATAAGCGATGTGGGATCATACATACATGAAAGGGAAGATGAAGACTTCCTCCTCACAAGAGCATCCAAggatatcacttacactgttcttACAGACTCAGCAAACCGCAGTTGGCTGGGAAAAAAGATGAGTGAAATTGCTATCAATAGCCTGATTGAGACAATTCTCAATATTATAATCCATGCCACTCCACTGAAGTACCAGTGCTGTATTGGTGCTCTCGGGCAGATCTTTGCCTCTTACCAGGTGTCTCCACCCCTGCGCTCTGAAACAGCCCACCGTCTGTTGGATGATACAACCAATTCCAACCCACTGATTCGAGAGCTGGCCTGGGAAGGGCTGAAGCGTCTAGGAATGATTACTCATCTCTTTGCCGTGCCTCTGGCCCAGGGACTAATGGACAAAGATGACAGAGTGAGGAATAAGACCCTGAGCCTTATGGCTGATACTGGAATCCATTCTAAGACCTCACTCTTGAACTTGGTCCAGAATCGAGAGACTTTCCGGGAGATGCA GCAGGAAATGGTTGGGGAGGAAACCTTGGACCGTCTGCTGGGACTGCGAGCCCCAGATCTCCAAATCCTTCATACTCAAGTGGTGCAGCGATTGAATGAAAACCTGACCTTATACCAGGGTGATGAAAAGCCTACTTTTACTTTAGATGTCTCAGGGGCTTCTGAACTTACTGCCCTTTCCGAGGAAACTGATACTGTCCCTGAAGAACCTGAAGCTGCCTTCAAGCACAGCAAAGGCCCAAGACGGGGCCGACCAGTAGTCAGAAAGCACA CCCGAAAATTTTTGCGGAGCCTCAAGAAGCCCAAAGAAACTGGCACAGAGCCAGGTCCCTTAGAGGATGAAGGTGATCAGAGTGAAGCTGCACCCACTGAGGTGGAGGAGACTAGGTCTTCAGCCTCCAGTATATTAAAGGTTGCAAAAGATGATGAACAACAATCTTCAGAGGTAGATGCCTCAAAGGATCACGTGGCCTTGACCATGAAGATGTTGAGGAAGACACGTGACAAAAGAGGCCGTAAATCAGTATCTCAGAAAACCATGAAGAGGCGCAAAAGGAAAGTAACAGACGCTAAAGTTACATATGAGGGATTACCACATACTGGAAAGACAGACTCAATTACGAAGCCACTGCAAGGCACAGGGCGGGGTGCCTCTGGAGCTCCTGGCCTCAGGTCTAGAGATGGCTTGATGTGGCGGGACGACCTGTGTCGTCTTATGACCCTGAGGATATCTGGTTCCCAGACAAAAATGTTAGAAGCTCTCAACAATGAGCTAGTGACCACGGCTCAGGAGATGCTGGCTGATCGACGGCCCAGCTGGGAGCTTTTTCAGGAGATCTGCCCCCTGCTGAAGAAAGACAGTGAGGAACTGCTTGAGGACCTTGACTGGGATATAGCCTGGCCAGAGGAGAAACCAGTTTTTATTCACGGATCAGCAATTAGAGAGGACATGGTAATCAGAGGCATGGAAGAGGAGACAAGAGAGACGCAAGagcaaaagacagaaaaggacacGCAGGACCTGTGGGAAACCCATGTAAGTCcaaaaaaaggcaagaagaagAAAGTTCTTTTTGCACAACCAGAACTAAGCAAGGGAAAACGAAtatcaaagaaagaagagaaaaaatccTCTAAACCTTCTAAACAGAGGAAAGCAGTCCAGCAGGAGATAAAAGTGGATAAAAAAGAGAAGCTAGCCAAAGAAGAGAGGGGCATGAGTCAGGAAGTGGAGGAGGTGGCCAAATTAAAGGAGAAAGTGGTTGAGCAAGAAAGAAGGCCACTTAAGGATGAGATAAAACTGTCTTGGCAGGAGTGGAAGAAGTCATGGGATCAATGGAAAAATGCTTTCAGTGAGACAAGGATATCATGGGATGAATGGAAGAACACATGGGAAAGCCAGCGTCATCAGGAAGAGGAGCAACTACCTGAGGAGGAAGAGCCGCTGCTCCCGGATGCAGAAGAGGAACAAGTCAGAAGGGACAAGACGAAGCGGACATGGGATGAATGGTCACAGATCTGGGAAAAGATGTCAGCCAGGGCCAGGGAGAAGATGTTGGTGACTCAGGAGGAAGTGACCCTGGAGGAAGAACCACCTCAGGAGTGGGAAGAAGAAGCAGAAGCAAcagcagaagaagaagaagaaggagaagcacCAATGACGGAAGAGCAGAGGCAGATCCACCAAGAATACAAACAGGCCCAGGCTGAGCGAAAACGGGCCAAGGCTGAAAGAAGACGGGCCCAAGAAGAGAGGAAGCTAGCTCAGGAAGAGGAGAAGCTAGCACATGAAGAGAGGAGACTAGctcaggaagagaggaaaatggcCCAAGAGTATGAGAAACTGGCCGAGAAAGACAGGAAAATGGTCCAGATGGAGAGGAAGCTTATCCAGAATGAGGAAAAACTAGCCCAAATAGAGGAGATGCTGAGCCAGGATGCAGAGAAATTGGCCCAGCAAAGGAAGAGACTAGCCAAGAAATTGGAGAAACTGGCCCGAGAAGAAGAGAACATAGCAAAGAAAGGAGGGAAGCTAGCTGAAGTCAAAAAGATAATGATGCAGAAATTGGATAAACTGGCCCAGAAGGAGCTAGATCTAGCATGGCAAGAAAAGGAACTAGCCCAGGAATTGGAGGATCTGACCTGGGAAGAGGAGGAACTGGCTGTGAAAGAAGAGGAACTGAATCAGGAAGAGGAGGAACTAATCAATGAACGGGACAGGCTGGATCAGGAAGAGATGACACTGCCATCGCAAGAAGAGAAACTGGATGCGGAAGAGAAA aaactgGCCCAAGAGGAAGAGCTACTGATCCAGGAAGAGAAGAAACTGGCCCAGAACATGGAAACACTGACAGTGAAGGAGGCAAAACTTGCCcagaaaagggagaaattgatAAAGAATAAGCAGAAACTGGCCCAGGAGAAGACTAAGCTTGTCCAAAACATGGAGGAACTTCCCCAAAGCAAGGAAATACTGGCCTGGAGGCTAAAAAACCTGACCCAGGAGAAGGAGAAACTGGCTCAGGAGAAGGTGAAATTGGCTCAGAGGAGGGAAAACTTAATCCGGCTCCAAGAAATCCTCATCCAGAACAGAAAGAAATCAGTCCCTGAGAAGGAGGAGTATGACATGTATAAGAATAGGCTGGTTCAGATAGAGAAGAAGCTgatggaggaaaaagagaaactctTCCAGAAGAAGGAGAAACTGGCTACCGTTGAGGAGAAACTGACCCAATTagagggaagcctggctgagAAACAGCACAAAGTAGCCCATGACAAAATGAAATTAGCCATGGGGAAGAGGGCAATGTTCCAAGAACTGAACCAGCTCAGAGGTGACTGGTCTACTACCAGGGAAGAAAAGGCACTGGACATGGAAATGAAAATACTGACCTGGGAGAAAGAGACACTGGCTGAGCAAAAGGAAATTCTCTTTAAGGAAGAAACTCAAGAAACTTCCAAAGAGAAAAGACCAACTAAGGATGAACTAGAGCTAATCAAGAGGAAATTGTCACTAGAGGAAAAGATATTGCTCTATGAAGAAAGGATCCTGGCCACAGAGCAAACAGACATGGCCAAAGAAAAACTGGAATTTACCAGAGGAGAgagagtatatgcccaggaacAAAGGAAGCTAGCCAGGTTACTAAGAAAATTAGCTAAAGAAAGCAAGGGCATTTCCAAGGAACCATTAAAAGTGAGCAGCAAAGCCTTAAAGACACTTCAAGACCttattaaagaagaaaggaaactaaCCCAGGAAGAAATAGAGATGACAAAGTTAAAGAGGTTATTTGTCCTTAAGGAAAGGGAATTGAACAAGGTACAGAATGAACTTGATGCCAAGGACTGGGATTTTTCCAAGGAACAACCAGAAATTACCATAGATGAGAAGAAACTGGCTAAGAGGCAGAGAAGACTAGCCAAGGAAATTAGAAGATTGATaaagagggagaaaaatattACTGAACAAGAAAGCATATTGGCCAGGCAACAGAGAGATGTCATACAGGAAatagaggaagaagaaacaacagaggaagaagaggcaaaGTCATTCCTTAAacaaaagtcaagaaaaagagaaaagctaaaGACAGCTGATACACAACAGGAAGAGTTACTCAGCCAAGAGGACGAggtgaaaagtgtgaaaagtgaGGAGAGCTCTTCTGAAGAAATGGAACGCCTGTTAGATGAAATAGAGCAAGAGAGTTtgtctgaggaggaggaggaagaagaggaggaagaagaggaagaggaggaggaagaggaggaaatggaagaggaggaggtgaaggaagAGGGAATGGTAGAGGaggagttggtgaaggaggaagaggaagggaaggagaggaagaagaagaaaaggaaaaagaaaaaaaaagtgcaggaaaaggaagagaaggaagaggggaaagagGAAGTAGCTGAGGAGGAAAGCACAAGTGATGAAGAGATGGAACATCTGagtgagaaagaggaaggagagcaCAGAATCTTGTTAGAAAAAGAGGTagacaagaaaaaaacaatttttaaaagagaaaaaacatataagttaccagaaggaggaaaaaagcacttaagaggaagagaagaagtcCTTTCTATTGAAAAAAGAATCCCTGACATCCAAAGCAGTGCTGTAAAACTGGAAGTTCTGAAAAGCCCTTCCAAGCAACTGATCTCAGTCGTTCTGGAGAGCAAAGAGAAGCTATCAGAGCCAGTGCTAACTAAACAAATATCCTGGGAAGATAAGGCCGTAGCATTTGGGAAGCCTGGAGTATTCCCAGGGGCAGGGTTTATAGATAAACAAGAACTGTTGAAGAAATATAAGCCCATACCTCTACAAGTTTTGGATATAGTTTTGGAGGCCCAGGAGCCTGACTTAGAGACCCCATATttatcccacatgctgaggaagACCATGGAAGCTCAGAaactccaaggcaaaccactggGGGCCAAGTGGCAGTGGATCCTGCAGCGTCATCCATCTCTGAAGAAACAGAGTGAGGTACAATTACCTTTGTCCAAAATCCTGGCTGAGGAAATCTACACAGACATCAGTGTCTCGGATGTAGAGTGGATCCGCCACGTCCTAGAAAAGATGGAGGCAGGAGAACAGCTTTCCAGGGATAGTTTCCACCGATTGTGCCAGCTTCTCAAAGACCTCACCGCAAAGGAGAACTTAGAGTGGATACACCTGGCCAAGCTCGAAGCCATCGTGTACCATCACAAGCAGATCATGGAATCCCGAGGCACACATGTCTCCAAGCCCAGTAAGGAGCCCCTGGGTCCAAAGTACCTCAAAGTGATCCCTCCcatcaaaggaaaggaaaaggagagctGGCTCAAACATCTGGCTCAAACATCCACACCAAAGTCTCTGTTAGCTACCAAAGGGATCCCAGACCCGAAGGCTATCAACTGGCATCTTCTGGGAGAGCCTTACCGGAGTGCGCGGGCAAAGCAGATAGCCACTGCTCTCAGGGGGATGGAGATGCGATACTATGATTCTGCCACAAGAGACATTTTCACAGGTGCCCTGGACTGTGTTGAAAAACAAACCCTGGCGCTGATGTTTCAGAAAGACTTCTGGGCTTTTAAGGATAAGGGCAGGTTTTCCAGGTTGCCCAAGTTGGAGAAGAAGGCACGACCCGTCTCTAAAGTAAAGGAGGAGGTGCCTCTGTGGGAGACGTTTGTGGCACTGTACCATGTTCTGCGGATGTTGCAGGAGCGATATGCAAGAGACAGTGCTGCATGGATGGAACAATTCAACCGTCTTATGGACCTATACCAGCTTAAGTCTCCCCGAATCCAGAAGCTGATGCAGGACTTGCTACTGAGAGAAGAGCCCCAATTCCAAGAGGTCACTTACAAAGAGGCCCTAAGGGCCGTGGAGCTAGCCCCTGGGGAGCGGTTGTTCTACCACCTGCTCTGTGGTGGCTCTCAAGCCCCTAAAGAGCCTCTGGCATTCCAGGAGGTGGTTCCCCTCCCTGGGCAGAACAATGTGCGTACCATGCTCCCCATGGGCATTGCCCAGTATGGGATCTTAGAGCTTGCCTGGAAGAGCCTGCCGGAAGCTGATTTACACCTCACCAATGAACTGCCCTATGTAGCTGCTCCTACTCTCTGA